The following are from one region of the Erwinia billingiae Eb661 genome:
- the kduD gene encoding 2-dehydro-3-deoxy-D-gluconate 5-dehydrogenase KduD — MSLNTFSLQGRVAIVTGCDTGLGQGMAVGLAEAGCDIVGINIVEPTETHGMVAGLGRRFLSLTADLGQIECLAGLVETAVAEFGRVDILVNNAGIIRREDAINFSEKDWDDVMNLNIKSVFFMSQTVAKQFIKQGHGGKIVNIASMLSYQGGIRVPSYTASKSAVMGVTRLLANEWAKHGINVNAIAPGYMATNNTQQLRADEKRNGEIVDRIPASRWGRPEDMKGPVVFLASPASDYVHGYTLAVDGGWLAR, encoded by the coding sequence ATGAGTTTGAATACGTTTAGCTTGCAGGGCCGTGTGGCCATCGTCACCGGCTGCGATACCGGGCTGGGGCAGGGAATGGCCGTTGGGCTGGCCGAGGCGGGCTGCGATATTGTCGGCATTAATATTGTCGAACCCACCGAAACCCACGGCATGGTGGCAGGACTGGGTCGTCGCTTTCTGAGTCTGACCGCCGATCTGGGACAGATTGAGTGCCTTGCCGGTCTGGTAGAAACTGCGGTCGCCGAATTCGGCAGGGTCGATATTTTGGTCAATAACGCCGGCATCATCCGTCGCGAAGATGCGATCAACTTCAGCGAAAAAGACTGGGACGACGTAATGAACCTGAACATTAAATCGGTGTTCTTTATGTCCCAGACGGTGGCGAAACAGTTTATTAAGCAGGGTCACGGCGGCAAAATCGTCAATATTGCCTCAATGCTCTCTTATCAGGGCGGGATCAGGGTGCCTTCTTACACCGCGTCGAAAAGCGCGGTCATGGGCGTGACGCGTCTGTTGGCGAATGAGTGGGCGAAGCACGGCATCAACGTCAATGCGATTGCGCCGGGCTATATGGCGACCAACAATACGCAGCAGCTTCGGGCGGATGAAAAGCGCAACGGGGAAATCGTTGACCGCATTCCGGCCAGCCGCTGGGGCCGTCCTGAAGATATGAAAGGGCCGGTAGTGTTTCTGGCCTCGCCCGCTTCAGACTATGTGCATGGCTACACGCTGGCGGTCGATGGCGGTTGGCTGGCACGCTAA